In Trueperaceae bacterium, the genomic stretch GCGGGCACCGTCGAGTTCCTCGTCGACGCGAAGGGGCGGCACTTCTTCAGCGAAATGAACACCCGCATCCAGGTCGAGCACCCCGCGACGGAGTTGGTGACCGGTACCGACCTCGTCGCGCAACAGATCCGCCTTGCGGCGGGGGAGGCGCTCCCCTGGCGACAGGAGGACCTCACGGTGCGAGGGCACGCGATCGAGGTGCGCATCAACGCCGAGGATCCCGACCGCGACTTCCGGCCGGCGGCCGGCGTCGTGCGGGAGGTGTTGTGGCCGGGCGGCCCGGGGGTGCGCGTCGATTCGCACGTGTACGCCGGCTACGCGATCCCGCCGAACTACGATAGCCTCGTGGCGAAGATCCTCGCGTGGGGCCCCACCCGCGACGACGCGATCGCCCGCATGCGGCGGGCGCTGCGAGAGACGGTGATCGACGGCGTGACCACGACCCTGGCGTTCCACCTGCGCGTCCTCGACGACCCGGCGTTCCAGCGCGGCGAGGTCTCCACGCACTTCGTTCCCCGGATGTTGGCGTCTTGATGCGCCGGAGGAGGTCCCCATGAGCGACGCGACGACTCCGCACCTCGGGCAGGACGTGCTGTTCGGCATCGCCCAGCTCGCCCTCGAGCAGGTGGACGGCCTGCGGCCGTTGGCGCCCCCCGCGCGCGTCGGCGAGTTCCTGACCGGTCGGCGCGCGAAGGGGATCCGCATTGACCGCGACGGCGACGTCGTGGACGTCGACCTCAACGTCACGGTCCGCTACGGCACCGAGATCCCCGCCGTCGCCGACCGCGCGAAGCGCGTGGTGCGCGAGGCGGTCGCCAGCATGACCGGGCTCGAGGTCCGGTCGGTGCGCGTCACCGTCACCGGCATCGACGTGGGCGACGCCGCCGACGCGGACGGTGCGGATGGCTAGACGGCGCGCCCGCGAGCTGGCCTTCCGGGCGTTGTTCCAAGCGGACCGGGGCGGTACCGACCTCGACGCCACCTGGCGGCAGATCCGCAGCGAGGTCGGCGAAACCGACGAGGACGGCTACGGCGACGTGCTCGACGCGGACGCCCTCGCGTTCGCCGAACGCCTCGTGCACGCCTACCGCGACCACCGGGACGCGATCGACGGGGCCCTCGCCGACCGCATCGAGGGCTGGACGTTCCCGCAGATGGCGCAGACCGACCTGAACGTCCTCCGTCTCGCCCTGACCGAGCTGCGCTACGAGGACGACGTCCCCCC encodes the following:
- a CDS encoding Asp23/Gls24 family envelope stress response protein, translating into MSDATTPHLGQDVLFGIAQLALEQVDGLRPLAPPARVGEFLTGRRAKGIRIDRDGDVVDVDLNVTVRYGTEIPAVADRAKRVVREAVASMTGLEVRSVRVTVTGIDVGDAADADGADG
- the nusB gene encoding transcription antitermination factor NusB codes for the protein MARRRARELAFRALFQADRGGTDLDATWRQIRSEVGETDEDGYGDVLDADALAFAERLVHAYRDHRDAIDGALADRIEGWTFPQMAQTDLNVLRLALTELRYEDDVPPRVTLEMAVRLAKRFGGEESGRFVNGVLGSFHRDAEADLAGSA